TACAGACATAACAGCGGTGTCAGCTTTCTAAAACGTTCATATAAAAAGCACTCCGAAAGCACAGACCTCCTCTATAAGCAGCTCACTGTGCTGTATTTTGTATATCAGTTAAGGGTACCTTGATTACTAAAAGATTATACAGGAGTGGGTAATGGATAAAAGctattgatttgtaaataagTGGACATGAATAACTTTAgcttattatattatattatactacAGTCTATTTCTAACTAACTAGGCAGGTCATCTTCTTTCTACTGACAGTACTTTCTTTAAAGATATAACATGCTTTTCAGTCAActtgaaagaaaggcagatCTAAAATTTAAAAGTGAGGACACAGGTCAAAGAAGACATGCTACTTGGATGGAAactataatgtgatatttagatCCCAGTATACCAGTGTCATTTACTTTTGCCAGTACAAATATAGTAGAATTTTAAGtactgttttaaagataaaatacatttttattaaagtttGACCTTGAAGAACAGGTCAGAGGTCCAGGAAGGGGAAAAATGTCAGTAAGAAATAGATTTAAAAAGCTGTATTTAGCATTAGTATCACTTTGGCTTCCTATCAATCTATTGGCCTTGCAGGAGAGGTCAGGGGTCAGATGTGACacaatattttaaatctttatatggTACTTTATACGGTACGCTGCCAAAAACATAACTTATGCGCTTAGATCACTTACACAGAGCATaactcagattttttttaacacagaaAGGTGGAGTTGCCTCAGGCTTTAAACATGTGGTAACCAATGATGTAGATGTCAAACGCCTGCTGCACTTGAAAGGTCGTCGACCAGTCAGAGCAACTGAGGAGGATCTGTCCTGGCAAAGCTTTAACAAAGGAGACTCCTTCATCATTGATCTGGGAAAGGTGATctacaatttaaaatgttttacagaGATCGTACAGAGTTTAGATGTTGCATTTTGTCATCTCAACCTTATttacttcttcttttctttgcatCTTCTCTGTGAATTAATAGAACATTTACTGCTGGTTTGGCAGTGAAGCAAATCACTTTGAGAAGCTCAAAACCACTCAGATGGCCCGAGATATTCGTGATAATGAGCGAAATGGCCGCGGTGAAGTCCATACAATTGATGAAGGTAAAGAGCCAGAAGCTGTGACAAAGGTAAGTTTTAGTGACTTCCTCCTTGTTTAGAATCATTGTGACTGTAACAAATAAGTTATTTGTCTCATTTGGTGGCTAGAGAGGATGTTAAGTACAATGTTGTATTCATTATAGGTACTTGGACCCAAGCCTGATCTCGCACCAGGAGGCAGTGATACAGATGTtgaaaagacaaacaggaaCAAGGCGTCACTTTATCTggtaaatacacacatacagagaagcCCAAAAAGTCAAGGAGCAGCAGTGAAAAAAATTCGACTTGTATTACTTTTTAGTCTAGTAAAAGGCATTTCTATTGCAAAATTTCATGTTGGCTGAACAGCTTAAATCAGAAGTtctatttctaaaaaaaatgtcCACGAATTTGATTTGCTCCAGTTTTGCAGCCCTCAAGCTCCATGGACGCTATAAATCTTTGTAACACCTGATTATTCATGTTATCCTGCCATTGTGTTTTAAAGAGCCTCGGGGGTTTCTCAGTCTTCATGTGCCCAAAATACATCCAGTGGAGTTGAGATCAGGTGATTGAGGAAGAAATGCTCTTAAAGATCTCAGCCCATCTTAAATGTTTAGCACAGTATAGGTTAATAAATGATGGTGGGTTTCTTATTACCCCTGATGCTATCCATCCATGCACTGAGATCTCCCCTGCACAGCCTTCTGCTGGCAAGACTTTTGCTGATTGCATTCTCTCTTACCTGTAGTCTGCGCGATTGTGGTTGATGCTACAATTTCCACAGATTCTTCATATTGTCATGGAAAAGCCCATTAAAACTGAAGCCCTCATTCAAGTGCAGAGTTGATGCTGAGTTTGATTTCActgtgctgaaaagaggtgcAGTGGCTGCAAGGTGATTTCCCTCAACACGCCTCTAATGAATCAATTAAAACGTTTCATCTGTTCTTTGTAatacagttttatctgaatgcTGCTTCAGTGGAAATCCTACCTGCGTTGTGTATTGCTTTGTACACAAGGCAGTCAAGCATAGTTAATGCCACTATACCATGTGCTTCAGATGAATCTGATCTAGCTAACAATAGAGGAAaaacttaaatgtttgattttcttCATTCCTTCCTGTGTGGATTGTGTATAGGCTTCTGTAATTTAACACTATGGGATCATTTCAAGGTTTAGATGAAAATATGAGAGATTATTTAAGACTCTGTCAGACTTTCAACCGTGGTGTACGGTCCCTTGACATGATCCTTGTAAATAAGACATTCAGATGACAAATACAGATGCTCTGATCTCTCTGCTGTCTAGATTTCTGATGCTGCTGGTGCCATGAAGACATCTTTGGTGGCTGATAAAAACCCATTCAAACAAGATATGCTCAACCAGAATGATTGCTACATCTTGGACAATGGATtgaataataatatatttgTCTGGAAAGGTATTAAGCTTTTACATCTGTTTATTTCTACAACTTCTCATCTACTATATTAATCAAGTCTCTGCTCATTTGAGTAAGTTGTTACTAACTCTCTTTAGCGTTAAACTCTTTGTTTAACGCTAGAACCTAGAAGAATTTTAAACCCCAAGTACTGTCAGTGGGTGTCAGTTTGACCCCATCCTGCAACAGCAATATTGGGAAAGaaaattttccctttttttgaaGATTAGTTGTCATCAAATTagaaatataattaatataaatTTTTACATGCAGATCAGTATGGATTGTACAgataaaatgtgtatttgaaTAAACTAATAAACAAAAAGGTGCAACAAATAATTATAGAATAAGACTGTTATTAGGAAACGCTAAAACTGAATTTGAGCTCACTGTGAAACAGATCAAACAACTCATTGGTGATATTTCATGACTGACCTCATAGTTGTctacaaaaaacataaattttgAATATATTAATTACTATAAACGGATAACACTCAAAGTTGTCATATTGCAATAATGACTTTTAAATGAACAGGGAGCACCCAGATTTGAACTGGGGACCTGTTGATCTGCAGTCAAACGCTCTACCACTGAGCTATACCCCCTCTGTCACTGAGCAGCTTTCATATGGAAATATGTGGTTCTAGGTATATGTGGTCATAAAGCTTTTTCCTACAGACCCCCAAATTTCCTGTTTGATAAACAAGCCTtttataggaaaaaaaaaatcatgaaataTGAAATGATGTGGATTTATTTTAACAGAGTTACacaatttttaaaagaatcatAATGAACCATTTGATGGTTTCTACTGTTAAACATACATGAGTCATTGACTTTGATTTGACCAGTTTAACCTCTCTGATCTCTGTACCAAACTTTAATCTGCAGGACAGAAAGCAAGCAAAGAGGAGCGCAAAGCAGCGAAGGCTGCTGCTGACAAGTTTATCGTAGACAAAAATTACTCCAGTAAAACTCAGGTAATGTTAGCATGTAGTGATCATCTGCTGCCAGAACTTCATCCTTCTGCTGTCTCATTGTGTTTATGACTTAACGTGTTTTTCGTTGTTTATTATGTCATGTGCAGGTCCTGATAGTGCCAGCAGGGAGTGAGCCCACCATGTTTAAGCAGTTCTTCTTCAAATGGTTTGAAGGGAATATCACAGGCCCAGGGCAGACCCACACAGTTGGTCGTATTGCCAAGGTGGAGCAGATTCCCTTCGATCCATCCAATCTCCACAACAACCCCGCCATGGCTGCCCAGTATGGCGTGGTTGATGATGGCTCTGGGAAAGTTCAGGTACAGTAACCAGCTtgacagtgttttatttattttaaaaattaataagtAAATGCAACATTGGTGGATGTCTGCAGATTTGGCGTGTGGAAGGAGGCGATAAGGTAGCAGTGGACAAATCCACCTATGGACAGTTCTTTGGAGGTGACTGTTACTTGGTGCTGTACTCTTACAACAGTGGAAGCAGAGAGAAGCACATCATTTACACCTGGTGCGTAAAACATGCTCAATGTGGCAGAATTGTTCTTTTAAGGGGTACAAGGCAAAGATTCCTGCCTTGGTACTCACTTTCTCTGTTTAGGTGAATGAAAAATGTAAGCATGATATGAACTTgtgacacaacacacacagaagtAAAGCCACTGAGTTGTAGAGCATACTGGTCTTTGTAACAAGATTTTTATTCATGAAGGGTTTGGGTTTGATATAGAGAAATTTTGCTTTATCTTCAAGCACTCTTTAATATGATGCAGAATTTGTAGATGAACCAATAAATGAAAGTGATCAAAGCTGGTGGGATTGTTCAGTTGCAGGCATGTTAGGCAGGGTTTATACACATTGACCCATTAATGATTCTAAAATCCTGGAAGGAGACACAATCCCCTTTGAGGTTGCTATGCCGACCCCTTCTGAATCAGCCTAAAGCAGTTTTAATGTTTCTAGAATTAAATGAGTGCCAATATTAATATAATCTGAGAGTGGAATGCAAATGTAACAAATTTCATCACATCCATTCTGTCTGTCTGATATGATGATGCCACAGAATGAAAACAGTTACCAGTTATAGTACTGCTGAAATCTCATGAcattgtgataaaaaaaaaaccaacaacattaATGATTTCTTAAACTTgtggtaaaataataaaatataattgtgGGTAGTCAGTTTATGTATTTAGTGTTTTTGTAAGCTGTGTGAGGGTGCTGAGAGAATCAAGAGTTTTTGAAACATTACTTTTATGCCTTAATTGTGAATATCATATTTAATTGTGCTTAATTTTGCTTGCTGTAGGCAAGGGCAGAAATGCACTCAGGATGAACTGACTGCTTCGGCCTTCCTCACCGTCAAGCTGGATGATTCCATGAATGGAGTAGCAACACAGGTAAGATTTTTCCAGATTTCAAGTAAGAGTTAAAATGTTAAGAAATAAAAGTACCTGGCAACAGTTAGTGAAAGGAATGATGCAACTCTcaggtccatcttttatattatGAACAAGAAGCAATAAAATACACAACACACTTGCAAAATCATTCACATTAACagactttttttccattttcaaccaacaaatcattaagttgaccttgaagactTTGGTGGATTTAAACCAGATTTTAATGGAGTGTTAACATGACCCCACTCAACACACCTACAAAATGttatcagaattcattcaaaaatgtttgaGCTATTGTGTTTACAAACTGACACGATGACATGCATGCAGACACTACCAAAAACATGACCTCCTTGGCATCTTGCAGCTGTTAGCTTAGTATACAAACTGGAGAAGAAGAGGTAGGCTGATGTTTTTAACCTTCATACAGAGGAACTGCTGTCCCCTGTTTTCAGTCTTTACCCTGAGCTCCTATTAACCAGCTCCCAGCTGTACTTAGAGGTAAGTCTGGGATCAGTCTCCTCATCAATTTTAATGACTGTGTGGCTGTATCTCCGCAGGTTCGGGTCACTCAAGGTAAAGAACCCCCCCATCTTGTGAGCTTGTTTAAGGACAAGCCCATGGTCATCCATCAGGGTGGGACATCCCGCAAGTGTGGCGAGACTAAGCCAAGCAGCACACGGCTCTTTCATATCCGCAAGAGCGGCAACAATACCACACGAGCTGTTGAGGTCAGCCTCATTTATTACACCGACTGTTAATAAACTGGTTCTTTATAATGAACAGATGCCACTACTCCTCCCTATCTTTCTGTCACACCCACACAGGTGGAGCCCACTGCATCCTCTCTGAACACcaatgatgtgtttgtgctgaaGACTCCTGATTGCCTTTTCCTGTGGAAGGGAAAGGGTGCAAGTTCAGATGAGATGGCTGCAGCTAACTATGTTGCCAGCCTCCTTGGAGGAACTGCTACTGGGGTGGAGGAGACACAGGAGCCAGGTAAAGAGCTTTGATTTCCACAAAGTAGTATTTGTGAGATGTCCCCAGTAGAAAACGGTccttttctccttgtttccAGCTGTTTTCTGGGCTGCTCTGGGTGGTAAGAAAGAATACCAGACGTCCAAGGCCCTTCGGGGAGTGGTCCGACAACCACGACTGTTTGGATGTTCAAACAAAACTGGCAGGCTAACAGTGAGTATTCAAGTGTTCATcaatcagattttttaaatgtaagtagttatatttatataaaccgTTATATTGTTTTCTTACCAACTAGTTTAACAATTTTTAAATGGCCACTTTGTAATTGTGTGCTGATCAATTTTCAGGTTGAGGAAGTTCCCGGGGACTTCTCACAGATCGATCTGGCaactgatgatgtcatgattcTGGACACATGGGATCAGGTATAAAAGCACTTTTGATGAAAGACTCGAGTTGTAGCTAGTTGATGTTTTCCTCCTTTTGATCCTTGAGCTCTTTGATTACTGTTCCTATCAGATCTTTGTTTGGATTGGAAACGAAGCAAATGAAACGGAGAAACTTGAATCACCTAAGATGGGTAAGAGAAAACTATTAGACATGAGAAGGAATTACAGAAATACAGCAACGGGGTCAATTCAGGGAGAATAAAAACATATATAGAGGGAATCATTTTCCCAGAAAATAAGGCATGAATTATAGATATTAATTCTGAtagcaaatatattttatttgagaTAACTATTGTAAATTTATGAGTAAGGAAATGACCAAATTTACCTAAAAACAATTTCTTTAGATTAATATTTGAGATTATTAATTTACaaatttattttctcaaaaatttGACTATAAGCTCAGAAATTTAAGACTGTTTTTTCTCATATTATGTTGTTTGTAAATTTGTTGATTTACTCTCagagaataaaatatttttgctgGACATTTAAGATTTTAATCTTGCAAATTTATGACTGAATAATTTTAAAGaatattaaataatattattttacattcattTCTAAATTTACCACTCTTCCTATAATTTTAGCTCCAATTTGAATGTGGTTATAGTGAATGGCCCTTTAAGCCTACTGTACAGAAGAGACCTCAGTTCACAAATACATCCTGCTTTCCTTTCAGCCAAACAATATGTGGATTCAGACCCCTCTGGCCGCCGTGGTACCCCCATCACCATCCTTAAGCAGGGGGAAGAGATCCCGTCCTTCACCGGATGGTTCCAAGCTTGGGACCCAAAGATGTGGTCCCAAAATCTTTATGCCCAGTAGAATTAAATTGGAATAAACGCATATTTTAAGCATCTCTGAAAAATCTGGATAGTTTTGATGTTTGCCATCTTTTGTTGACCTTGAAGCATAAATTGGCACCTAAGATGGAACTTCTCTGCAGGTGAAGTGCAGATGCAAATATGTGCTTGAAGCTGTGGTGCAGGTTAAAACGTAACCCATCCGATTTCCAACCCATTTtttcagagtaaaaaaaaaaaaaaatatatatatatatagtcaagCTActatttaagaaaagaaaagtacatTGGCTTTTACACAAAATAACATTACAATGTTCATAAATGTTATAGAAGAGAAGTAATAATTAATTTAAGGCAATATCTACATAAGTGCATTCAGGCTCTTTTCAGCAGCTGTCAGTGCTGTGTTCCAGCAACATGTGTAACCCAAAGAAAATGTATCATCTTAAAGTTTTTCTAATAAATGAAGGCTGTTTGAGGCTATAGGAGAAAATGACCAGATAACTGAAATTTTCATACAACAGCTTTAGGTATTCTCATGACAAACCAACAAAATTTGGCTCTTGGAGATATCATTTAATGAATCTGTCATTTAAGGACCTGTGAGGTGTCTGCTTTGGAACCAAAAGGTTTCTGATTTAGCTGTCCTACTCAGTTGTGCTCTCTAGTTTTCAGTCAGAGCCACTTATTCCTGTTTTGTAAAAGCAGTACacgttatttttttgttttgttttcttgagaCTATAACCAAACTCACTGACTCAGTTTCACAAACTTTAGATGTGCTGAGATGATTGTAATTGAATGATTAATGAATTTAATGGGATAGACTTGCTTTAGGTGACTCAGCGTGCTATTACAACAGATGAATGGCAGTTGGTGAAAAcgggcctgtgtgtgtgtcagcatagatataaaaaaaaccaatgttcatgttaaatattaataGCATTTCTCATCAACTTGactttaattttcaaaaattattttttatctcAAAACTTTGAGCAGTAGggtacatatttaaaaaactgaatttaataatTCACAGcccacagtaaaaaaaaataaaataatacaatgtTGAGAAAGTTTTATTTGCTACAgcaatgaatgttttttttcatcTACTTTAcatctactttaaaaaaaaaaaccaacccacTACATTGTCTAGATTAAGTGTGGTCTTACAATTTActcaaaattattttgaaaactgtgttttaaataGATTCTTTTAAAAACCACAAATTAACTTCTCCATATTTTTACAAAGAACTTACCTTTTGCTGTCTTTGTTGCAAAACAATTTGTGGGAAATtccaaatttaaataaaatatttcaccATTGTctgattgtattttattttatttaaataagatGATGCACTTTGCTTATAGGTCTGATATTTTCTTCATATTACAACTGGATTTATCATTAGCCTAAATCCTCACCATGTAACAGCACCATGTGAATGCCACGAATGATACTAATCTTCAGACCATGTGCACACAGCTTTTTGCTGAGTTGTAAACCTCTGATTAAGGAAGGGGCTTTAAAAGTGCCTGCATGTGGTCTGTTGCCTCTCCTCTTTTGTTCCCGTTTTATTCTCTACTGCTGGAGCTGTAAGAAAAGCACTAACCAGGCACGATGAACCAGAAGGTGGTACTCATCACCGGCTGCTCCTCTGGGATTGGCCTCGCATTGGCTGTCCATATTGCAAAAGATGAGAAGAAGAGGTTCATGGGTAACTTTTTAACAGACTTTTTCTAAGATAGCTGGGGTTGTTGACTACATTTCAAAACTCTGTGTCAGGTGTGGAGGGatcaaagaaaaatataatgtaTTTAAATTGTGATTGAAAATGCTTCAAATGAGAGAAATTAGAGGAACTATGTGAAAAAAACTAGCACATAAtggtgtaaaaatgtgttttccttttGAATTTTTTGGAAGTGTGTAGgatgttttaaaatattaccATCTCACATGTACTTGAACTTTCCTTGAACGTTACATGGCTGCTGTGTCTGGCTCAATAATTTCTACTATTAATACTTTGCAGACTATTCATTAAAGTTAACTGTGCAAATGTGATACCAGTTTGAAACCATTCACTAGAAGGATATTAACTTGATAAAATTCACATTATTTACATTATCAATATGTGATGGGTTTCTTCTACAAACAAAATATTgacaagttctttttttttttaactctggtTCCAGAAACAATCCATACAGCTCACCATCAACAGTTTTTatcttaaacatgttttatggaAGAAATGGTCCTCCTGGTCTGCTGATTACCCTGAGTAACTAGTAACCATGTCGTACTGATGTAACAGGCAACACCTGAAAGTTGAAATCTGAGAAAAATCCACATTTGCTGCTCCTGGTGGAGATAATTTTTGTGATAGTTTCTCAAATGTAATGtaaaattttaatttcagttctaaatttaataaaaatacaacagcttcagatgagtttttgttgttgtagtcTATGCCACCATGAGAAATCTGAGTAAGGCTGAGCCTCTGGTTGAGGCAGCAGGTCGGACCCTGGGCCGGACCTTGGAGATCAAGCAGCTGGACGTATGTGACGAGGCTTCCATCAAAGCCTGCGTGGACAGTCTGCCTGAGCGCAGGGTAGACATTCTCAGTAAGCTCCTACCATTTGCTTTGAAACAGTATTAATTTGGCTTTTCGACCGTCTGTGGAAATTTAAATGATATGTGTCTGTGTGACCTTATTTCACAGTAAGTAATGCTGGGATGGGTCTGATTGGACCCATTGAGTGTCAGTCTATTGAAGAGATGAAAAGTGTCATGGACACCAACTTCTTTGGACTTGTGCGATTAATGAAGGAAATCCTGCCCGACatgaagagaaggaaaaaaggtCATATTGTGGTCATTAGCAGCGTCATGGGGATTCAGGGTAAGAGCTGCTTCACCTGCTGATCATGAGAACATTTTTTAAGACAGTTGCTTCACAACTTCTTTCCCTGTTTCAGGGATTTTATTCAACGATATCTACGCAGCATCTAAGTTTGCACTGGAAGGCTTTTGTGAAAGCCTAGCGATACAAGCCCTGAGGTTTGGTCTAAAGTAAGATGCTAGGTCTATAATTTTTTATTCCTGTTCATCTTTTACTAGCATGtttgtgagagaaaaaaagtgcAACCAAAATGTAACTACCTGAAAACTAGCCCTTGCATCTGGTATATTTGTGAAGTCATATTGAACAACAACACCTAGCACTTTCTGCACCATTAGGAGGAAAATATTTGAATCACAGCACACTGTGATGTTTAGGCATGTTCTAACACAGTATCAAATGATGACTGAATATTAATGTGGTTTCTAAAGTTTCCTGTATAATGAAAGTAATATTTAATTACCTTTCACAGTTGTGCACTGAATTTCAGTTTCCTATTTCAAGAGATTTTTTGATGttcttctcttctgtttctTCCTCAGCATCAGCCTGATAGAGCCAGGTCCAGTGATAACCGAGTTTGAGCGTAAGGTTTATGACGAGGGCCTAAAGATTGATCTCAGCAAAGCAGACAAAGTGACTGCTGACATGTTCACAAATGTCTACTTAAAGAACTACAAACAGATCTTTGAAACCCTCGGACAGACTCCTGAGGACGTGGCAGAGGTATCATTCGGCAAATACTTCACCTTTAACCTTTAATGCACTACAAGAGCAATAAACTATATTATGAATGATCTTTCTTCATAGCACACCCTCAAGATCCTCATCATGGACAATCCCCCTTTCCGGCACCAGACAAACACTCTCTATACCCCTATGACCACACTCAAGTACGCTGACCCAAATGGTGACCTCCCGATTGAAACGTTTTACAAAATGGTGTTTGAACACGACAAGGTCTTCACGGCCAGCCTGAACTTCATCAAGCTTTTGCAGTGGAGAAGCCGAAAGAGTTTTAAGTTAGAGAAGAGCAACTGAATCATGTCATatctttgttatttttgtgaCATGGGCATATTTGGCTGTTATTGTCTAGCAGTGTTACCTCcctgaaataaataaagctatGAAATGCCATGACAATGCAGTCTCTTTTCATACGTGGCAGTAAGCTCTTGCAGGTTTAAACCACACCCTGGTGCATTCAAGTGGCATTACTGTCTTAAGTTGACAAGCCCTTGAGCCTTGTGTAATATGGGAAACAAGCAAAGCTATGCGAACAGCAAGATTAAATCAAAGTAAATCAGGTAGTTCAGAGTTATAACGACTAATTTATgaactttttgtctttttaaaagcattgtTTTGTTAATGGGTTCTGTTACAGTGTCAGAAGATTATGTATATCTTACATAATCTTGTGTgtgactaataaaggttattttatcttatcttaatctgCTGGATTACATAACATAATTACTCATGGCTTAATCTGGAATATAGCCGCTGAATTCTGAGCCTCGCGCCACATGGACTTTAATGTGagaaaacttttatttatttattttttgtaggaTATTGACAGGCTTTGGTTAGAAAATTGATCATGTtagaatataaaaagaaaataataaagtaaaagcTGGTATTCTCTTGATGGACACTAGATGGCAGTAAACAATTATTAGGAAATTCAAACATCTGTGAAACCAGTCTGGATGCTGCTGAACACTGATaagtccaaaaataaaatagataatTATTGCAGAAATAGGGCCATAAATGACTGCGGCTCAAATTTGTTTCAGCAAGATCTGTGCTTGTGCTGAAAAATATACATGAAAAAGCATTAGTAGACACGTTATCAGACGTACCCTTCCGGGGAGGAGATAACAGGGTTAAAAGAGATGCTCTTGATAATTATGTTTACCACACGAGGGTAACATACAGTACTGTACAAAGATACTGGTTCACTACACGAACCAGTGTTGTGTAAACACATAACAGACAGCTTAGCAAAGAACCCATTCTAAACGatgtctttaggcactttgttactagcagcctgtcaccaAAGCACATAATTTGTGTTGTTGCACCAACAATATAAATCCCACTGAACTATTAGGCGAAAACCTGGCATATTGCactgtgtgctttttttgttgttgttgagaaaactggacaagtggaggacaaaagaagaagtggaagGTCTGAAAAACTATGTACAGCAAATGAAAAGTCTTTGGAAATCATGTCCTTAATACAAAAAACCCTAGCAAAGACTATCAGTTGATCCACGAACAGAAACTTCATTAGAAGAGGTTTCACTGGAATTATGGACACAGGGAGAAATTGCTGAACTGGACTGAAGATCAATGGAAACAGGTATTATGGAATGgtgaatatgaaaaataaacaaaaaagtgaaattcGGGAGATGGGTACAACAagaccatctggaaagcatctgattggcaacagcttcattttttttttaaagataatgTAGTAAAAACATACCTGGATATAAAACTCACACAATCAGCTATGGATTGGCCTCATCTTTTATGTTTTGGATGTGAGGTGCATATGGGATTCGGTCCTCTGACTGTATACGAAATATTAGCTACCATCAAAATATATAGATAATGTAAAAAAGTACATAttcagtttatttgttttgatcTCGATGTTTTTCCACCATCTGTATTAATTCTCCAAACATATCTTCTAAGGGCAGTAATGGACGACAAATACCACAAGGACACAGCAATGCGATTCAGACAGGCTTtaaacaccaaagaagaagaacggTATCCGGCTCTTTGTTTGACGTTGCATCCGGACTGAATTAAGCTAATGTTGCCCACATTTCAAACGTATAAACGAATCGATACCATGTTTCTGCTTATCTAAAATGTCCAAATCATCTCTCGATGCAGGGTAGAACAACAGGCAGTGTTGTGGCACGTGTGTCCCGTTTCTGTGTCTATGCAGCTAACTGTTTAGCCATGCGGGAGGCACTTCATTGTTAGCCTAGCGGTAGCCATGCTCTCCGCTTTCACTTGTCTTTTGCGTTGCGGCGGCTTTCTGGCGACAGGGACCACAGCTACTAGCTAGCCTGGCTGCTAGCTAGCTAAGCACTTTCCACACAGTATTGACGTTTTGTCTTCTTTTATGGTGTATGTGCTTTAGCGTTTTCTAACGGTTTCTTTTCTACCACGTTCCGCACAAAGGCTCCACTCTGCGGAAATTGTTTCAACTATTAGCTACTAGCTAAGCTAGCCGGCTAACTTGGAGGAACGTCACTCTCCCATATGACATTTAACTCTGCGTTGACGTTGTCTTGACCTGACCGTTATATTTTAATTCTGCCGACCCGAGAAGGCCTCGTAACAGTTTCCTTCCGTCGAGTATCggagtttctctttcttttttccctgttttctGTCCCGTCGACTGCCACGATGGCTTCTTCCTCTGGAAATGACGACGACCTCACCATCCCGAGAGCAGCTATCAACAAAATGATTAAAGAAACTCT
The window above is part of the Maylandia zebra isolate NMK-2024a linkage group LG23, Mzebra_GT3a, whole genome shotgun sequence genome. Proteins encoded here:
- the scinla gene encoding scinderin like a yields the protein MAHKEFETAGKKPGLQVWRVENMDLKPVPPALYGDFFTGDAYILLYTTKAPSYNVHSWIGDEASQDESGAAAIFITQLDDHLQGAAIQYNEFQNQESTTFLGYFKSGIKYKKGGVASGFKHVVTNDVDVKRLLHLKGRRPVRATEEDLSWQSFNKGDSFIIDLGKNIYCWFGSEANHFEKLKTTQMARDIRDNERNGRGEVHTIDEGKEPEAVTKVLGPKPDLAPGGSDTDVEKTNRNKASLYLISDAAGAMKTSLVADKNPFKQDMLNQNDCYILDNGLNNNIFVWKGQKASKEERKAAKAAADKFIVDKNYSSKTQVLIVPAGSEPTMFKQFFFKWFEGNITGPGQTHTVGRIAKVEQIPFDPSNLHNNPAMAAQYGVVDDGSGKVQIWRVEGGDKVAVDKSTYGQFFGGDCYLVLYSYNSGSREKHIIYTWQGQKCTQDELTASAFLTVKLDDSMNGVATQVRVTQGKEPPHLVSLFKDKPMVIHQGGTSRKCGETKPSSTRLFHIRKSGNNTTRAVEVEPTASSLNTNDVFVLKTPDCLFLWKGKGASSDEMAAANYVASLLGGTATGVEETQEPAVFWAALGGKKEYQTSKALRGVVRQPRLFGCSNKTGRLTVEEVPGDFSQIDLATDDVMILDTWDQIFVWIGNEANETEKLESPKMAKQYVDSDPSGRRGTPITILKQGEEIPSFTGWFQAWDPKMWSQNLYAQ
- the zgc:109982 gene encoding retinol dehydrogenase 8, with amino-acid sequence MNQKVVLITGCSSGIGLALAVHIAKDEKKRFMVYATMRNLSKAEPLVEAAGRTLGRTLEIKQLDVCDEASIKACVDSLPERRVDILISNAGMGLIGPIECQSIEEMKSVMDTNFFGLVRLMKEILPDMKRRKKGHIVVISSVMGIQGILFNDIYAASKFALEGFCESLAIQALRFGLNISLIEPGPVITEFERKVYDEGLKIDLSKADKVTADMFTNVYLKNYKQIFETLGQTPEDVAEHTLKILIMDNPPFRHQTNTLYTPMTTLKYADPNGDLPIETFYKMVFEHDKVFTASLNFIKLLQWRSRKSFKLEKSN